One window from the genome of Blastopirellula retiformator encodes:
- a CDS encoding (Fe-S)-binding protein — protein MQVALFIPCYIDQLYPRVGMATLKILERRGCDVVFPSTQTCCGQPMANTGCSSDAKPLAERFLEIFSPYQYVVAPSGSCVAMVRRHYDEYLEGRPGFAELKAKTFELCEFLVDVMKVDAWGGAYPHKVGLHSSCHGLRELEMGKPSERVGPAFSKPLRLLEMIDQIELVDPKRPDECCGFGGTFAVAEEAVSCMMGTDRLRDHLGAGAEVLTAADMSCLMHLQGLGKRQQMPLQIKHIAEILNESEAKS, from the coding sequence ATGCAAGTCGCTCTCTTCATTCCCTGCTATATCGATCAGCTTTATCCCCGCGTCGGTATGGCGACCCTGAAAATCTTGGAACGCCGCGGCTGTGACGTCGTGTTTCCCTCGACGCAAACCTGCTGCGGGCAGCCGATGGCCAATACCGGTTGCTCCTCCGACGCCAAGCCGTTGGCCGAGCGCTTCCTAGAGATCTTTTCGCCGTACCAGTATGTCGTCGCGCCCAGCGGCAGTTGCGTGGCGATGGTGCGCCGGCACTATGACGAATACCTGGAAGGTCGCCCCGGCTTTGCCGAACTGAAAGCGAAGACGTTCGAGCTATGCGAGTTTTTGGTTGACGTAATGAAGGTCGACGCTTGGGGCGGCGCCTATCCGCACAAGGTGGGACTCCATTCCAGCTGCCACGGTCTGCGAGAGCTAGAGATGGGCAAGCCGAGCGAACGAGTCGGCCCCGCCTTTAGCAAGCCGCTGCGTCTGTTGGAGATGATCGATCAGATCGAATTGGTCGATCCCAAACGCCCCGACGAGTGCTGCGGATTTGGCGGAACGTTCGCCGTCGCCGAAGAGGCGGTCTCCTGCATGATGGGAACCGATCGCCTGCGTGATCATCTGGGCGCCGGCGCCGAAGTGCTGACCGCGGCCGACATGTCTTGCTTGATGCATCTGCAGGGCTTGGGCAAACGCCAGCAGATGCCGCTGCAAATCAAGCACATCGCCGAGATCCTCAACGAGAGCGAAGCGAAATCATGA
- a CDS encoding lactate utilization protein B — protein sequence MKTAQHPEQAAEFVANDARAHWHDQALWFVREKRDRMAVSLPEWEQLRDTASQIKLHTVSRMADYLEEFERNATKLGAVVHWAKDAQEHNEIVLSLLKKIDAKRIVKSKSMLTEECHLNPFLEEQGIEVVDTDLGERIVQLRKEAPSHIVLPAIHIKKEEVSETFHEHLQTEAGNNDPNYLTEAARNHLREKFVAADAGITGVNFAIAETGGLVVCTNEGNADLGVSLPKLHIACMGIEKLVPKAADLSVFLRLLARSATGQPITTYSSHFHGPRPGGELHIILVDNGRSNLMGSSQFRNSLKCIRCGACMNTCPVYRRSGGHSYGTTVPGPIGSILAPSRDSKQHKSLPFACTLCGSCTDVCPVKIDLHHELLEWRGEIRKRGQLPISKTLPMKFTSWMMQSPWLFGVVGAIGRWCLRHFPRWAIYHGLNPWGKQREMPESPKQSFRELYQIHESKKASDE from the coding sequence ATGAAAACGGCTCAGCATCCCGAACAGGCGGCCGAGTTTGTCGCCAACGACGCTCGCGCGCATTGGCATGACCAGGCGCTCTGGTTCGTCCGCGAGAAGCGCGACCGGATGGCGGTCAGCCTGCCCGAGTGGGAACAGCTGCGCGATACGGCGTCGCAAATCAAACTGCATACCGTCAGTCGCATGGCCGACTATCTCGAAGAGTTCGAACGAAACGCGACCAAGCTGGGCGCGGTGGTGCACTGGGCGAAGGACGCCCAGGAGCACAACGAGATCGTTCTGTCGCTCTTGAAGAAGATCGACGCGAAGCGGATCGTCAAAAGCAAGTCGATGCTGACCGAAGAATGTCACCTGAATCCCTTTCTGGAAGAGCAGGGGATTGAGGTCGTCGACACCGACTTAGGCGAGCGGATCGTTCAATTACGCAAAGAGGCGCCCTCGCACATCGTCTTGCCGGCGATTCACATCAAAAAGGAAGAAGTCAGCGAGACCTTCCACGAGCACCTGCAGACCGAAGCCGGCAACAACGATCCCAACTACCTGACCGAAGCGGCCCGCAACCACTTGCGCGAAAAGTTTGTCGCCGCCGACGCCGGCATCACCGGCGTCAACTTCGCCATTGCTGAGACCGGCGGCCTGGTGGTTTGCACCAACGAAGGAAACGCCGACCTGGGGGTCTCGCTGCCGAAGCTGCACATCGCTTGCATGGGGATCGAGAAATTGGTTCCCAAAGCGGCCGACCTGAGCGTCTTTCTGCGTCTGTTGGCCCGCAGCGCGACCGGACAGCCGATCACGACCTATTCGTCCCACTTCCATGGACCGCGACCCGGCGGTGAGCTACACATCATTTTGGTCGACAACGGCCGCAGCAACTTGATGGGCAGCTCGCAGTTCCGCAACTCTCTGAAGTGCATTCGCTGCGGGGCCTGCATGAATACCTGCCCCGTCTATCGGCGCAGCGGCGGGCACAGCTATGGCACGACGGTGCCAGGGCCGATTGGATCAATCTTGGCGCCCTCGCGCGACTCGAAGCAGCACAAGAGTTTGCCGTTTGCCTGCACTTTGTGCGGATCATGCACCGACGTTTGCCCGGTGAAGATTGACCTGCATCACGAACTGCTGGAGTGGCGGGGAGAGATTCGCAAACGCGGGCAGTTGCCGATCTCAAAGACGTTGCCGATGAAGTTCACCAGCTGGATGATGCAATCTCCCTGGCTGTTTGGGGTCGTCGGCGCGATCGGGCGGTGGTGCCTGCGTCATTTCCCGCGTTGGGCGATTTACCACGGATTGAACCCGTGGGGAAAACAACGCGAGATGCCCGAGTCTCCCAAACAAAGCTTCCGCGAGCTGTACCAGATTCACGAGTCGAAAAAAGCCAGCGATGAGTAG
- a CDS encoding sensor histidine kinase, producing the protein MAEESMEERTRELQNLNAKLEAEIRERSLVEQQLLQDKVYLQYLLSGHERDRQLIAYEIHDGIVQGLTAAMMHLEMAPGQIDQQRIDTALRILRGSVSEARRVMKGLSPPLLEDIGVIAAIEGMLEEQVPESCEIKFEHDVQFDRLLPLLECTIYRVVQESVANILRHSKAKHATIRLIEEGERLILTVEDDGVGFDAGNVPATGFGLKGIAERAKLFDVEAKIDSRPGAGTRLTIDFPRIRANQDFDKWNAISGNLAGQKRV; encoded by the coding sequence GTGGCGGAAGAATCGATGGAAGAACGAACGCGTGAGTTGCAGAACCTGAACGCGAAGTTAGAAGCGGAAATTCGCGAACGTTCGCTCGTCGAACAGCAACTTCTGCAAGATAAAGTCTACTTGCAGTATTTGCTTTCCGGTCACGAGCGCGACAGACAACTGATCGCCTATGAGATCCACGACGGCATCGTCCAAGGTCTGACGGCGGCGATGATGCATCTTGAAATGGCGCCGGGGCAGATCGACCAGCAGCGGATCGACACGGCCCTCCGAATTTTGCGTGGAAGCGTTTCCGAAGCTCGGCGCGTCATGAAGGGGCTGAGCCCGCCGCTTTTGGAAGACATCGGCGTCATCGCCGCGATCGAAGGGATGCTGGAAGAGCAGGTTCCCGAGAGTTGTGAAATCAAATTCGAGCATGACGTGCAGTTCGATCGCTTGTTGCCGCTGCTGGAATGCACGATTTACCGGGTCGTGCAAGAGTCGGTCGCCAACATTCTGCGCCATAGTAAAGCGAAACATGCGACCATTCGGCTGATCGAAGAAGGGGAGCGGTTGATTCTGACGGTCGAGGACGATGGCGTTGGCTTTGACGCCGGCAACGTGCCGGCGACCGGCTTTGGGCTCAAGGGAATCGCCGAGCGGGCCAAGTTGTTCGACGTCGAAGCGAAGATCGACTCACGTCCTGGCGCCGGAACGCGACTGACGATCGATTTTCCGCGGATTCGGGCCAATCAGGATTTCGACAAATGGAACGCGATCTCGGGTAACTTGGCGGGACAGAAGCGAGTATAA
- a CDS encoding SulP family inorganic anion transporter gives MTSDLKNPGFFRWTTIRNDIFPSIVVFLVALPLCLGIAIASGAPPAAGLISGIVGGLVVGFISGSPLQVSGPAAGLTVIVYGLFEKYDIQLVLLTIVLAGLMQIAAGSLKLGQWFRAVSPAVVKGMLAGIGVLIFCSQFHIMIDDKPRKGLEVGGVHLEAGLANLLTLPQAFARVFAFDESKSHHLAAALGLFTITVIVCWKAAPRKWQLIPGPLLGVLAATLISEFFDVPILRLDASIPESFLSSFVFPDFAAWAAAPIGAILASAAGLALVASAETLLCATAVDQIHDGQRTNYDRELLAQGVGNSVCGLIGGLPITGVIVRSAANVGAGGKSRWSAIMHGAWLLLFVAFLPFLLKQIPVACLAAVLVYTGYKLVNPASIRELARYGKSEVFIYFATMVMIVTTDLLIGVLTGIVLAACKLLYIFSHLEIQREEEPANSRVTLRLIGTATFMRLPVLAKQLESVPDDNELHVNLDRLSYIDHACLDLLVNWEKQHTASGGSLVVDWDGLAARFYQKYSDKRRSPSEVEPEASGREKIENVIGTK, from the coding sequence ATGACAAGCGATTTGAAGAATCCGGGTTTTTTTCGTTGGACGACGATCCGCAACGACATTTTCCCGTCGATTGTGGTTTTCCTGGTGGCGCTGCCCCTTTGCCTAGGGATTGCCATTGCATCGGGCGCGCCTCCGGCGGCCGGCCTGATCAGCGGGATTGTCGGCGGATTGGTGGTCGGATTCATTTCGGGGTCGCCGCTCCAGGTCAGCGGACCGGCGGCGGGATTGACCGTCATCGTCTACGGCCTGTTTGAAAAATACGACATCCAGTTGGTGCTGTTGACCATTGTGTTGGCCGGTTTAATGCAGATCGCTGCGGGATCCTTGAAGTTGGGGCAGTGGTTCCGCGCGGTCTCGCCGGCCGTGGTCAAAGGCATGTTGGCTGGAATTGGCGTGCTGATTTTTTGCAGTCAGTTTCACATCATGATCGACGACAAGCCTCGGAAAGGGCTGGAAGTCGGCGGCGTGCATTTGGAGGCGGGGCTGGCGAATCTATTGACGTTGCCGCAAGCGTTTGCCCGCGTTTTTGCGTTCGACGAATCGAAGTCGCATCACCTGGCGGCGGCCCTCGGTCTGTTTACGATCACCGTGATCGTTTGTTGGAAGGCGGCGCCCAGAAAGTGGCAGTTGATTCCAGGACCGCTTTTGGGCGTGTTAGCGGCGACGTTGATCTCGGAGTTTTTCGACGTGCCGATTCTGCGCTTGGACGCCAGTATTCCGGAGAGCTTCCTCAGCAGTTTCGTTTTTCCCGATTTCGCGGCTTGGGCTGCGGCGCCGATTGGCGCGATCCTGGCGTCGGCCGCCGGTCTGGCGTTGGTCGCGAGCGCCGAAACGTTGTTGTGCGCTACTGCCGTCGACCAAATACATGATGGACAGCGGACCAACTATGATCGCGAACTGCTCGCCCAAGGAGTCGGCAATTCGGTCTGCGGATTGATCGGCGGGTTGCCAATTACCGGCGTGATCGTTCGTAGTGCGGCGAATGTTGGGGCAGGGGGGAAGTCGCGCTGGTCGGCGATCATGCATGGTGCCTGGCTGTTACTCTTTGTCGCCTTCCTCCCGTTTCTGTTGAAGCAGATTCCGGTCGCGTGCCTGGCGGCGGTGTTGGTTTACACCGGCTACAAGCTGGTGAATCCGGCCTCGATCCGCGAGTTGGCGCGTTATGGGAAGAGCGAGGTTTTCATCTACTTCGCCACGATGGTGATGATCGTCACGACCGACTTGCTGATCGGCGTGCTGACCGGCATCGTTCTAGCCGCCTGCAAGTTGCTGTACATCTTCTCCCACTTGGAAATCCAGCGGGAGGAAGAGCCGGCGAATTCGCGGGTTACTTTGCGTTTGATCGGCACGGCCACTTTCATGCGACTGCCGGTGTTGGCGAAACAACTGGAGAGCGTGCCGGACGACAACGAACTGCATGTCAATCTCGATCGGTTGAGCTATATCGATCACGCTTGTCTTGACCTGCTGGTGAACTGGGAAAAGCAACATACCGCGAGTGGAGGAAGCCTGGTCGTCGACTGGGACGGTTTGGCGGCGCGCTTCTATCAGAAATACAGCGACAAACGGCGTTCGCCATCCGAAGTCGAGCCAGAGGCTTCGGGGCGAGAGAAGATCGAAAATGTGATAGGAACGAAGTAA
- a CDS encoding YeiH family protein — MSESSPPAPADERQPLLREMITKDDWWAIWLGALILAVAFLSVQVVSAPGEDGAAATVEATSPLKSWIVKPGSWAANPLDAFSKKGTSLVPGMLAVGAAILALFSVAQWIMGKSVPKFALGFLAVFPLALLAYLLSTQEVIKHYNLEYALWALVVGLIISNTIGTPQSWKPAVLTEFYIKTGLVLLGAEVLLAKLFALSIPGVAVAWIVTPIVLITTFIFGQKILRIASPSLNMVISADMSVCGVSAAIATGAACRAKKEELSLAIGMSLAFTVIMMVVQPALIKIFGIDDLVGGAWIGGTIDATGAVVAAGNALGERAEKVAVTVKMIQNVLIGVVAFGVALYWVAFVEKGKDGARPSAMEIWYRFPKFVLGFVAASVVFSAIAYFVPTGEVEVAAMKDMTKALRGWLFCLAFVSIGLETNFRELAVYLKGGKPLILYLCGQTLNLLLTLLMAYVMFGWLFRDYLEKMFSAGS; from the coding sequence ATGAGCGAATCTTCCCCCCCTGCGCCCGCCGACGAACGTCAACCGCTGCTTCGCGAGATGATCACCAAAGACGATTGGTGGGCGATCTGGCTTGGCGCATTGATCCTGGCGGTCGCCTTTCTATCCGTTCAAGTCGTTTCGGCCCCCGGCGAAGATGGCGCCGCGGCGACGGTCGAAGCGACCAGTCCGCTGAAATCGTGGATCGTCAAACCTGGATCTTGGGCGGCCAACCCGCTCGATGCGTTCAGCAAAAAGGGGACGTCGCTTGTACCGGGCATGTTGGCGGTCGGCGCGGCGATCTTGGCGCTCTTCTCAGTGGCGCAGTGGATCATGGGCAAATCGGTCCCGAAGTTCGCGCTCGGTTTTCTCGCGGTCTTTCCGCTGGCGCTGCTCGCCTATTTGCTGTCAACGCAGGAGGTCATCAAGCACTACAACCTCGAATATGCCCTTTGGGCCCTGGTGGTCGGTCTGATCATCAGCAATACGATCGGCACGCCGCAGTCGTGGAAGCCGGCCGTGTTGACCGAGTTCTATATCAAGACGGGCCTGGTGCTGTTGGGCGCCGAAGTCCTGCTCGCCAAGCTGTTCGCCCTATCGATCCCCGGCGTCGCCGTCGCGTGGATCGTGACGCCGATCGTTTTGATCACCACGTTCATCTTTGGTCAGAAGATTCTGCGAATCGCGTCGCCATCGCTCAACATGGTGATTTCGGCCGACATGTCGGTTTGCGGCGTTTCGGCCGCCATCGCTACCGGCGCCGCTTGTCGCGCAAAGAAAGAAGAACTGTCGCTGGCGATCGGCATGTCGTTGGCGTTTACGGTGATCATGATGGTCGTCCAACCGGCGCTGATTAAGATTTTCGGCATCGACGATCTGGTCGGCGGCGCCTGGATCGGCGGCACAATTGACGCGACCGGCGCCGTGGTCGCTGCTGGTAACGCCCTGGGCGAGCGAGCGGAGAAAGTCGCGGTCACCGTCAAGATGATTCAAAACGTGTTGATCGGCGTGGTGGCGTTTGGCGTCGCCCTGTATTGGGTCGCGTTCGTCGAAAAGGGAAAAGATGGCGCCCGCCCCAGCGCGATGGAAATCTGGTATCGCTTTCCGAAGTTCGTGCTCGGCTTTGTCGCGGCTTCGGTCGTTTTCTCCGCGATCGCCTATTTTGTGCCGACCGGCGAGGTCGAAGTGGCGGCGATGAAGGACATGACCAAGGCGCTCCGTGGTTGGCTCTTCTGCCTGGCCTTCGTCAGCATCGGCCTGGAAACGAATTTCCGCGAATTGGCGGTCTACCTGAAGGGTGGCAAACCGCTGATTTTGTACCTCTGCGGGCAGACGCTCAACCTGTTGCTCACCTTGCTGATGGCCTATGTCATGTTCGGCTGGCTATTCCGCGACTATCTCGAGAAGATGTTCAGTGCCGGCAGCTAA
- a CDS encoding HNH endonuclease: MSSADSTLVANQKKKDEVESRVRALTDLLEAALAQNPETFSVATALSVVSCDPQDLDQAKQAIYRKVVERAWEDGQFTADEQTTARWIAEKLQLPEGEYTAIELQLAKKQFAAALSRAMADGVLDKDDQRRLQQISDTIGMPMSTFAGVFFQAEGEKFLRGMFLEAIADNHLMTEEWASLLNSADQLGISHQEFLQAIRYQAREFVEHVIVDAKADGVITRHEEETMVWLLQQLEMPSDFCQYVVNEMARLKSRLEGATALEAMTISRELRDRVWRKYNGRCAACSAGDYLELMRIISKAMGGGDEESNIQLLCRRCACQAND; this comes from the coding sequence GTGTCCTCTGCCGACTCGACGCTGGTCGCTAATCAGAAGAAAAAAGATGAAGTAGAGTCGCGCGTCCGCGCGCTGACCGATCTTTTGGAAGCGGCCTTGGCACAAAATCCGGAAACGTTCTCCGTTGCGACGGCGCTCTCGGTCGTTTCCTGCGATCCGCAGGATCTCGATCAGGCCAAGCAGGCGATCTATCGCAAAGTCGTCGAGCGCGCTTGGGAGGACGGCCAGTTTACGGCTGACGAACAAACGACCGCTCGCTGGATTGCCGAAAAGCTGCAATTGCCGGAAGGGGAATACACGGCGATCGAACTGCAACTCGCCAAAAAGCAGTTTGCGGCGGCGCTAAGTCGGGCGATGGCCGACGGCGTGCTCGACAAGGACGACCAACGGCGGCTGCAACAAATTAGCGATACGATCGGCATGCCGATGTCGACCTTCGCCGGCGTCTTTTTTCAGGCCGAAGGAGAGAAATTTCTCCGCGGCATGTTCCTCGAAGCGATCGCCGACAATCACCTGATGACCGAAGAATGGGCGTCGCTGCTCAACTCGGCCGATCAATTGGGGATTTCGCATCAAGAGTTTCTGCAAGCGATCCGCTATCAGGCCCGCGAATTTGTCGAGCATGTGATCGTCGACGCCAAGGCGGACGGCGTGATTACGCGGCACGAAGAAGAAACGATGGTTTGGTTGCTGCAGCAGTTGGAAATGCCGAGCGATTTCTGCCAATACGTCGTCAACGAAATGGCGCGGCTTAAGTCACGCCTGGAAGGGGCAACCGCGCTCGAAGCGATGACGATCTCGCGGGAGTTGCGCGATCGCGTCTGGCGCAAATACAACGGTCGCTGCGCCGCGTGCAGCGCCGGCGACTATCTGGAACTGATGCGGATCATCTCGAAAGCGATGGGCGGGGGAGATGAAGAAAGTAACATTCAGTTGCTCTGCCGCCGCTGTGCCTGCCAGGCGAATGACTAA
- a CDS encoding nickel pincer cofactor-dependent isomerase, group 22, whose translation MQLPKLFRLRQTFHRPLVADIPGEVDSQLAKLELSKKVKPGETVAITAGSRGIANIKEIIKAIVDHLKEIGAKPYIVPAMGSHGGGTAEGQLGVLASYGITPEYCGCELRASMETIIVCQAKEGFPVHFDKHASEADHVVVCGRVKAHTDFTGEIQSGLMKMMLIGLGKHNGAKVYHKAIMDNTFTQIVQSVAREVLSQCNILCGLAIIENGYDETGHIISVPADQIEQREPELLRLANSLLPKLPFDEADLLIVDEIGKNISGAGMDTNIVGRKFNDHAATGDEKPRIKRIALRGLTEETHGNASGIGMSEFCLTRLVDEMDRNITNINSVTSGHVTAAMIPIHYDTDREILENALVTIGLRPPHEARVMWIPHTLAIDEIVCSEAFLAEAKSRDELEVLFEPLEIPLDENGMLPPVTKWRP comes from the coding sequence ATGCAACTCCCGAAACTCTTTCGTCTGCGTCAAACCTTTCACCGCCCCTTGGTCGCCGACATCCCCGGCGAAGTCGACAGCCAACTGGCGAAGCTAGAACTGAGCAAAAAGGTAAAGCCGGGAGAAACGGTCGCCATCACCGCCGGCAGCCGCGGCATCGCCAACATCAAAGAGATCATCAAGGCGATCGTCGATCATCTGAAGGAGATCGGCGCCAAGCCATATATCGTTCCCGCGATGGGTAGTCATGGCGGCGGAACCGCCGAAGGGCAACTTGGGGTTCTCGCCTCGTACGGCATCACGCCCGAATACTGCGGCTGCGAACTCCGCGCCAGCATGGAGACGATCATCGTCTGCCAGGCGAAAGAAGGTTTCCCCGTTCACTTCGACAAGCACGCGTCCGAAGCGGACCATGTCGTCGTCTGTGGTCGCGTCAAAGCGCATACCGACTTTACTGGCGAAATCCAAAGCGGTTTGATGAAGATGATGCTGATCGGCCTGGGCAAGCATAACGGCGCCAAGGTCTATCACAAGGCGATCATGGACAACACGTTCACCCAGATCGTGCAAAGCGTCGCCCGCGAAGTCCTGAGCCAATGCAACATCCTTTGCGGCCTGGCGATCATCGAAAATGGCTACGACGAAACGGGACATATCATCAGCGTCCCGGCCGATCAGATCGAACAGCGTGAGCCCGAGTTGCTGCGACTGGCCAACAGCCTGTTGCCGAAATTGCCCTTTGACGAAGCCGATCTGCTGATCGTTGATGAGATTGGCAAGAACATCAGCGGCGCCGGCATGGACACCAACATCGTCGGCCGCAAGTTCAACGACCATGCCGCCACGGGTGACGAAAAGCCGCGGATCAAGCGAATCGCGTTGCGCGGCCTGACCGAAGAAACGCACGGCAACGCGTCGGGCATCGGCATGTCCGAATTCTGCCTGACTCGGCTAGTCGACGAAATGGACCGCAACATCACCAACATCAACAGCGTGACCTCGGGCCATGTCACTGCGGCGATGATTCCGATCCACTACGACACCGACCGCGAGATCCTGGAAAACGCCCTGGTGACGATTGGGCTCCGTCCCCCGCACGAAGCGCGCGTGATGTGGATTCCGCACACCCTGGCAATCGACGAAATCGTCTGTAGCGAGGCGTTTTTGGCCGAAGCGAAGTCGCGGGACGAGCTAGAGGTGTTGTTCGAGCCGCTGGAGATTCCGCTCGACGAGAATGGGATGTTGCCGCCGGTTACCAAGTGGCGACCTTAA
- a CDS encoding carbonic anhydrase, whose translation MQKLVQGIRQFQQTEYSRKESLFAELATGQAPPTMFITCSDSRVDPNLITGSDPGDLFVLRNAGNMIPYQDAASGEVATIEYAVQALNVQHIVVCGHSQCGAMKATLDPASCNSLPSVAEWLKNSKDVVQRTTRRHGEQSPERMLELVIQENVRMQLENLQSLEFVAAALAEGRLQLHGWTYDIGKGAVESLQPEPNEFVSVFDAGQYQVDESTAGLS comes from the coding sequence ATGCAAAAACTCGTTCAAGGCATCCGCCAATTCCAACAAACCGAATATTCGCGGAAAGAGTCGCTCTTCGCGGAACTCGCCACGGGGCAAGCGCCTCCCACGATGTTCATTACCTGCAGCGATTCGCGCGTCGATCCGAATCTGATCACCGGCAGCGATCCGGGAGATCTGTTCGTGCTGCGAAACGCGGGGAACATGATCCCGTATCAAGACGCAGCAAGCGGCGAGGTCGCGACGATCGAATACGCCGTCCAGGCGCTCAATGTCCAACATATCGTCGTCTGCGGTCATTCGCAGTGCGGCGCCATGAAGGCGACGCTCGATCCAGCCTCGTGCAATTCGCTTCCCTCTGTAGCCGAATGGCTGAAGAACTCCAAAGACGTGGTCCAGCGGACAACTCGTCGTCATGGTGAGCAATCGCCCGAGCGAATGCTGGAATTGGTGATTCAGGAAAACGTCCGCATGCAGCTAGAAAACCTGCAATCGCTGGAATTTGTCGCGGCTGCGCTGGCCGAAGGGAGACTGCAGCTTCATGGTTGGACTTACGACATCGGCAAGGGAGCGGTGGAATCGCTGCAGCCCGAGCCGAACGAGTTCGTGTCGGTATTTGACGCCGGCCAATATCAGGTAGATGAGTCGACGGCAGGACTGTCCTAG
- a CDS encoding TlpA family protein disulfide reductase → MKIPHFTLAALLLAALPCVTPLFAAEEAAAEETEAATSPLETLQAEPNSRQALNAYLQSTVPAAMKEGSKDPKAGIAKLEEVKANLTKLEPTEPGSTTTIKQYSSQLDSLIEQLELQQISIKDMQAKLDADKENADLIGKYGRKAMLDLSTLVSEDWQKGEKALDEQLAYLKSLSESVETDDAKAAIEGAEKMLTRLTPKIERERKLAELIGKPAMPLSAQAWVNGAPLTDEELKGKVVLLDFFAIWCGPCIASFPHLHELNEEFGDKGLTIIGVTSYYNYGWNEEKGSPEPSRDGKVSPEDEQAMLEKFMAKYDLEHVVAVDPEGAMSKYYAVMGIPHMVLINQEGKVALVKVGFGNANSKAITEKIKELLGEG, encoded by the coding sequence ATGAAGATTCCTCATTTCACCCTGGCCGCCCTCCTGCTGGCCGCTTTGCCTTGCGTAACGCCGCTTTTTGCGGCCGAGGAAGCCGCCGCAGAAGAAACGGAAGCGGCGACCAGCCCGCTGGAAACGCTGCAGGCCGAGCCGAACAGCCGCCAAGCGTTAAACGCCTATTTGCAGTCGACGGTCCCCGCGGCGATGAAAGAAGGATCGAAAGACCCAAAAGCGGGCATCGCCAAGCTGGAGGAAGTCAAAGCGAATCTGACGAAACTCGAGCCGACTGAACCAGGTTCGACCACCACAATCAAGCAATACTCGAGTCAGCTCGACTCCCTGATCGAACAGCTCGAACTGCAGCAGATTTCGATCAAGGACATGCAGGCCAAGCTGGACGCCGACAAGGAAAACGCCGATTTGATCGGCAAGTACGGTCGCAAAGCGATGCTCGACCTCTCAACGCTGGTAAGTGAGGACTGGCAAAAAGGAGAAAAGGCGCTCGACGAACAACTCGCTTACCTAAAGTCGCTTTCCGAATCGGTGGAGACGGATGACGCCAAGGCGGCGATCGAAGGGGCGGAAAAAATGCTCACCCGCCTGACGCCGAAAATTGAACGCGAGCGGAAACTGGCCGAGTTGATCGGCAAGCCGGCGATGCCTCTCTCGGCCCAAGCTTGGGTCAACGGCGCTCCGCTGACCGATGAAGAACTGAAAGGGAAGGTCGTCCTGCTCGACTTCTTCGCCATCTGGTGCGGTCCCTGCATTGCTTCGTTCCCTCACCTGCACGAACTGAACGAAGAGTTCGGCGACAAGGGGCTGACGATCATCGGCGTGACTAGCTACTACAACTACGGCTGGAACGAAGAAAAAGGTTCGCCGGAACCGTCGCGTGACGGCAAGGTCTCGCCGGAAGACGAGCAAGCGATGCTCGAAAAGTTCATGGCCAAGTACGACCTGGAACATGTCGTCGCCGTCGATCCGGAAGGCGCCATGTCGAAGTACTACGCCGTGATGGGCATTCCCCACATGGTTTTGATCAACCAAGAAGGCAAGGTCGCGCTGGTCAAGGTTGGCTTCGGCAATGCGAACTCCAAAGCGATCACTGAGAAGATCAAAGAGTTGCTCGGCGAAGGCTAA
- a CDS encoding universal stress protein, which yields MKHLLVHLCNSSKPQWLIESAIELATLARARLRGYTIVDTRHFLEKAGMESSGYAGVEATRLALAERRQTESRETFVSQCIRREVPCDVRDQRGDPLELLADEAKYHDLTILSCGGKRNIPELGLSPQDLIELAQRVVQPLLILRHEPASLNRVLLVYDGSSAASRAIRSFLSNAFFLGREFRLVCVGEAADPQGGAYREMTQYCQSRIAAMETGLLPGSPLKTVTRYAQKWEADLLVLGISRSANWWGKPYGQLASDVLQQTELPIYAFA from the coding sequence ATGAAGCATCTGCTAGTCCATTTATGCAATTCGAGTAAGCCGCAGTGGCTGATCGAGTCGGCGATCGAGTTGGCGACCCTTGCCCGAGCTCGACTGCGCGGCTATACGATCGTCGACACCCGGCATTTCTTGGAAAAGGCGGGGATGGAATCGTCTGGCTACGCCGGCGTCGAGGCGACACGTTTGGCGCTGGCCGAGCGCCGCCAAACCGAATCGCGGGAGACGTTTGTGTCGCAGTGTATTCGTCGCGAGGTTCCATGCGACGTTCGCGACCAACGAGGCGATCCCCTGGAACTGTTGGCGGACGAAGCCAAGTACCACGATCTGACGATTCTGTCTTGCGGCGGAAAGCGAAATATTCCCGAGTTGGGCCTTTCGCCGCAGGATCTGATCGAACTGGCGCAGCGGGTCGTGCAGCCGTTGTTGATCTTGCGACACGAACCGGCCTCCCTGAATCGCGTTTTACTGGTCTATGACGGCTCAAGCGCGGCGAGTCGGGCGATTCGTTCGTTCCTGTCGAACGCCTTCTTTTTGGGACGGGAGTTTCGACTGGTTTGCGTCGGTGAAGCGGCCGATCCGCAAGGCGGCGCCTATCGAGAAATGACGCAGTACTGTCAGTCGCGGATCGCAGCGATGGAGACCGGCCTGTTGCCCGGTTCACCGCTGAAGACCGTCACGCGGTACGCCCAGAAATGGGAAGCCGACTTGCTGGTTCTGGGAATTTCCCGCTCAGCCAACTGGTGGGGCAAGCCCTACGGCCAGCTTGCCAGCGACGTCTTACAACAAACCGAACTGCCAATTTACGCGTTCGCCTGA